The Candidatus Deferrimicrobiaceae bacterium sequence TTCGGCCAATTCCGAGGCGGCATTCGACGGGGCGCTGTTCGAGAAAAAGGAGTGGCGCCTTCAGATCGATCCGGGATCCTCCAGCTACCGCTTCTATTCCCCGAGCAGCCTTCATGATTCGCCGGAAGACCGCCACGACTTCGGCAACAACGTCACGATCACGGGCATCACCATCGAAGGCGACGACCGGCGTCTGGATGCCGTCTCCGAAGTCCGGTACCTGCCGGGCGGTCGACTGGCCGACCTCCTGATCCGCCTCAAGGATGCGAGCAATGCGGCGCCTATTGCCTGGACGCTCCACCTGGACCCCGTCACCGGATCCGTCGACGTCATCGAAGGGAACCTCCAGAAAGATGCGTAACAGGAAAGGGTTCACGCTGCTCGAGATCCTCGTGGCGCTGGCGATCCTGTCAGGAACCCTCGTCGTCGCATTCCGGATCTCCTCCGACGGGATTGCCATGCAGGCGCGTTCCGAAGGCTGGCTCAAGGCCACGCTCCTCGGGGAGGCCGAGATCCGGAAATCGCTGACGACATTCCCCGGGACGGGAGAATCGGAGGGGAAGTTCGACGCTCCCGACGACCGCTATCGTTGGCAGCTGAACGTCACCCAGGCGCTCCACGAAGATGCCCGCGAGGTCCATCTCACGGTGGTCTGGACCGAAAACGGCACGGACGAGCGGATCCTCCTTTCGGGGCTAGCGGTCCGATGAAACGCTTTTTCCGAGACCTCCGCGGCTTCACCCTTATCGAGATCCTCATGGCGCTGGCGATCTTTTCCGCCCTTCTCGTTTTGCTGCTCGCCGCCTTCACCGGCGCCGCACGGACGCGTGAACTTCTTTCAGAGCGTTATTCCAAGTCCAGGCAGCTCGCAATGGCGCTCGACCGCATCGGCGGAGATTTCGCCGGAGCCGTTTCTTCTGTTTCGCTACCGGACACGCAGATGATGGCGCATGAAGACACATTTTCAGGCCAGCCCGGAGGCGCGCTGACACTGATGGCTTTCTCGCCCGCGTCCGAATCCGACGATCGCTTGTCGAGCGGCCTCGTCAAAATCCGCTATTACCCGAAAGTCGCGGTAGAGGCCGGCTACCTCGACCTCTACCGAGAGCAATCCGACCTTGCTTTGATCGAAAACCGCCTGCCCACGCGCGAGTCGCGCATCGCCCGCCGGATCAAGGGAGTCCGGTTCGAGCTTTTCGACGGGACGACATGGCAAAAGGATTGGTCTTCCTCCGAGAAGAAAGGCTTGCTCCCGAAAAGGATCGCCGTCACGCTCATCGACGAAAACGG is a genomic window containing:
- a CDS encoding type II secretion system protein GspJ, whose translation is MKRFFRDLRGFTLIEILMALAIFSALLVLLLAAFTGAARTRELLSERYSKSRQLAMALDRIGGDFAGAVSSVSLPDTQMMAHEDTFSGQPGGALTLMAFSPASESDDRLSSGLVKIRYYPKVAVEAGYLDLYREQSDLALIENRLPTRESRIARRIKGVRFELFDGTTWQKDWSSSEKKGLLPKRIAVTLIDENGESLRREVPLALSGRESQALFSGNRTKP
- a CDS encoding prepilin-type N-terminal cleavage/methylation domain-containing protein, producing the protein MRNRKGFTLLEILVALAILSGTLVVAFRISSDGIAMQARSEGWLKATLLGEAEIRKSLTTFPGTGESEGKFDAPDDRYRWQLNVTQALHEDAREVHLTVVWTENGTDERILLSGLAVR
- a CDS encoding prepilin-type N-terminal cleavage/methylation domain-containing protein, translated to MSRNSRRPAGFTLVELSIVLFLLGLILWIAAPRLAAIGGDSREAAIRKFSANSEAAFDGALFEKKEWRLQIDPGSSSYRFYSPSSLHDSPEDRHDFGNNVTITGITIEGDDRRLDAVSEVRYLPGGRLADLLIRLKDASNAAPIAWTLHLDPVTGSVDVIEGNLQKDA